A single genomic interval of Microbacterium sp. zg-Y1090 harbors:
- the rpoB gene encoding DNA-directed RNA polymerase subunit beta, whose translation MAAARNASTPTTNLKNGRGASRLSFAKISDTLEVPDLLALQTESFDWLVGNDAWKARVAQAQAEGRTDVPEISGLEEIFEEISPIEDLGETMQLSFTNPYLEPEKYSIEECKERGKTYAAPLYVEAEFMNHLTGEIKTQTVFMGDFPLQTGKGTFIINGTERVVVSQLVRSPGVYFDKTPDKTSDKDIVSARVIPSRGAWLEFEIDKRDQVGVRIDRKRKQSVTVFLKALGLSSEDIMAEFAGFDSIEETLSKDTILTKEDALRDIYRKLRPGEQVAAEAARALLDNFYFNSKRYDLAKVGRYKINQKLGLDRPLSDSVLTVDDIVATIKYLVRLHRGDVTFDGIRNGQPAEIRLDVDDIDNFGNRRIRAVGELIQNQVRTGLSRMERVVRERMTTQDIEAITPQTLINVRPVVAAIKEFFGTSQLSQFMDQNNPLAGLTHKRRLSALGPGGLSRERAGVEVRDVHPSHYGRMCPIETPEGPNIGLIGSLASFARINAFGFIETPYRKVVDGRVTDQIDYLTASEESDFIVAQAGVELKEDGAFADERVLARRGQGGEVDLFPADEIGYMDVSPRQMVSVATSLIPFLEHDDANRALMGANMQRQAVPLLRSESPVVGTGMEGYAAIDAGDVVTAEKAGVVLEVSADVVTVQLDEGGTQDYFLRKFDRSNQGTSYNQRVIVSAGDRIEAGEVIADGPATENGELALGKNLLVAFMTWEGHNFEDAIILSQNLVKDDTLSSIHIEEYEVDARDTKLGKEEITRDLPNVSPELLKDLDERGIVRIGAEVRPGDILVGKVTPKGETELSAEERLLRAIFNEKSREVRDTSLKVPHGEQGTIIAVKEFNAEDGDDELGSGVNRRVVVYIAQKRKITEGDKLAGRHGNKGVIAKILPIEDMPFLADGTPVDVILNPLGIPGRMNFGQVLELHLGWIAQQGWKVEGTPEWAANLPAEALEAAPGTKVATPVFDGAFEQEIAGLLDSTLKNRDGERLIDSTGKTLLFDGRSGEPFPAPISVGYMYILKLHHLVDDKIHARSTGPYSMITQQPLGGKAQFGGQRFGEMEVWALEAYGAAYALQELLTIKSDDIVGRVKVYEAIVKGENIQEPGIPESFKVLMKEMQSLCLNVEVLSADGTAVNLRDGEDEAFRAAEELGINISTRFESTSIDEI comes from the coding sequence TTGGCTGCTGCGCGCAACGCATCCACCCCCACCACCAACCTCAAGAACGGACGCGGAGCTTCGCGGCTCTCGTTCGCGAAGATCTCCGACACGCTGGAGGTCCCCGACCTCCTGGCGCTGCAGACGGAGTCCTTCGACTGGCTCGTCGGCAACGACGCCTGGAAGGCCCGCGTCGCTCAGGCGCAGGCCGAGGGCCGCACCGATGTCCCCGAGATCAGCGGTCTGGAGGAGATCTTCGAGGAGATCTCCCCGATCGAGGACCTCGGCGAGACGATGCAGCTGTCGTTCACGAACCCGTACCTCGAGCCGGAGAAGTACTCGATCGAGGAGTGCAAGGAGCGCGGCAAGACGTATGCCGCCCCGCTGTACGTCGAGGCCGAGTTCATGAACCACCTCACCGGTGAGATCAAGACCCAGACCGTCTTCATGGGGGACTTCCCGCTGCAGACCGGCAAGGGCACCTTCATCATCAACGGCACCGAGCGCGTCGTCGTCTCGCAGCTCGTGCGCTCTCCCGGCGTCTACTTCGACAAGACGCCCGACAAGACCTCCGACAAGGACATCGTCTCGGCGCGCGTCATCCCCAGCCGCGGTGCCTGGCTCGAGTTCGAGATCGACAAGCGCGATCAGGTGGGCGTGCGCATCGATCGCAAGCGCAAGCAGTCCGTCACGGTGTTCCTGAAGGCCCTGGGCCTGTCCAGCGAGGACATCATGGCGGAGTTCGCCGGCTTCGACTCCATCGAGGAGACGCTGTCCAAGGACACCATCCTCACGAAGGAAGACGCCCTCCGCGACATCTACCGCAAGCTGCGTCCGGGCGAGCAGGTCGCCGCCGAGGCCGCCCGCGCGCTGCTGGACAACTTCTACTTCAACTCCAAGCGCTACGACCTCGCGAAGGTCGGTCGCTACAAGATCAACCAGAAGCTCGGCCTCGACAGGCCGCTGAGCGACTCGGTGCTCACCGTCGACGACATCGTCGCGACGATCAAGTACCTGGTGCGCCTGCACCGCGGCGACGTCACGTTCGACGGCATCCGCAACGGCCAGCCCGCCGAGATCCGCCTGGACGTCGACGACATCGACAACTTCGGCAACCGTCGCATCCGCGCCGTCGGCGAGCTCATCCAGAATCAGGTGCGCACCGGACTGTCCCGCATGGAGCGCGTCGTCCGCGAGCGCATGACCACGCAGGACATCGAGGCGATCACGCCGCAGACCCTGATCAACGTGCGCCCCGTCGTCGCCGCGATCAAGGAGTTCTTCGGAACGTCGCAGCTGTCGCAGTTCATGGACCAGAACAACCCGCTCGCGGGTCTGACCCACAAGCGCCGCCTGTCGGCGCTGGGCCCCGGCGGCCTCTCCCGTGAGCGTGCCGGCGTCGAGGTCCGTGACGTCCACCCCTCGCACTACGGCCGCATGTGCCCGATCGAGACCCCGGAAGGCCCGAACATCGGCCTGATCGGCTCGCTCGCGTCCTTCGCGCGCATCAACGCGTTCGGCTTCATCGAGACCCCGTACCGCAAGGTCGTCGACGGTCGCGTGACCGACCAGATCGACTACCTCACCGCCAGCGAGGAGAGCGACTTCATCGTCGCCCAGGCCGGTGTGGAGCTCAAGGAAGACGGCGCCTTCGCCGACGAGCGCGTTCTCGCCCGTCGCGGCCAGGGCGGCGAGGTCGACCTGTTCCCCGCCGACGAGATCGGCTACATGGACGTCTCGCCGCGCCAGATGGTGTCGGTGGCGACCTCGCTCATCCCGTTCCTCGAGCACGACGACGCGAACCGCGCCCTGATGGGTGCGAACATGCAGCGTCAGGCCGTCCCGCTGCTGCGCAGCGAGTCGCCCGTGGTCGGCACCGGTATGGAGGGCTACGCCGCGATCGACGCCGGTGACGTCGTCACCGCCGAGAAGGCCGGTGTCGTGCTGGAGGTCTCGGCCGACGTCGTGACCGTGCAGCTCGACGAGGGCGGCACCCAGGACTACTTCCTGCGCAAGTTCGACCGCTCCAACCAGGGCACGAGCTACAACCAGCGCGTCATCGTCTCGGCGGGCGACCGCATCGAGGCCGGCGAGGTCATCGCCGACGGACCCGCGACGGAGAACGGCGAGCTCGCGCTCGGCAAGAACCTCCTCGTGGCGTTCATGACGTGGGAAGGCCACAACTTCGAGGACGCGATCATCCTCAGCCAGAACCTGGTGAAGGACGACACCCTCTCCTCGATCCACATCGAGGAGTACGAGGTCGACGCCCGTGACACCAAGCTCGGCAAGGAGGAGATCACCCGTGATCTGCCCAACGTCAGCCCCGAGCTGCTGAAGGACCTCGACGAGCGCGGCATCGTCCGCATCGGCGCCGAGGTCCGCCCCGGCGACATCCTCGTCGGCAAGGTCACGCCCAAGGGCGAGACCGAGCTGAGCGCCGAGGAGCGCCTGCTGCGCGCGATCTTCAACGAGAAGAGCCGCGAGGTGCGCGACACGTCGCTGAAGGTCCCCCACGGTGAGCAGGGCACGATCATCGCGGTCAAGGAGTTCAACGCCGAGGACGGCGACGACGAGCTCGGCTCGGGCGTCAACCGCCGCGTCGTGGTCTACATCGCCCAGAAGCGCAAGATCACCGAGGGCGACAAGCTCGCCGGCCGTCACGGCAACAAGGGCGTCATCGCCAAGATCCTCCCGATCGAGGACATGCCCTTCCTCGCCGACGGCACGCCGGTCGACGTCATCCTCAACCCGCTGGGCATCCCGGGCCGCATGAACTTCGGTCAGGTGCTCGAGCTCCACCTCGGGTGGATCGCGCAGCAGGGCTGGAAGGTCGAAGGCACCCCGGAGTGGGCGGCGAACCTCCCCGCTGAGGCGCTCGAGGCCGCTCCCGGCACGAAGGTCGCCACCCCGGTGTTCGACGGCGCGTTCGAGCAGGAGATCGCAGGTCTGCTGGACTCCACGCTGAAGAACCGCGACGGTGAGCGCCTGATCGACTCCACCGGAAAGACGCTGCTGTTCGACGGCCGCTCCGGCGAGCCGTTCCCGGCGCCGATCTCGGTGGGCTACATGTACATCCTGAAGCTGCACCACCTCGTGGACGACAAGATCCACGCGCGCTCCACCGGTCCGTACTCGATGATCACGCAGCAGCCGCTGGGTGGTAAGGCGCAGTTCGGCGGTCAGCGCTTCGGTGAGATGGAGGTGTGGGCCCTCGAGGCCTACGGCGCCGCATACGCGCTGCAGGAGCTCCTGACGATCAAGTCCGACGACATCGTGGGCCGCGTGAAGGTCTACGAGGCCATCGTCAAGGGCGAGAACATCCAGGAGCCCGGCATCCCCGAGTCCTTCAAGGTGCTGATGAAGGAGATGCAGTCGCTCTGCCTGAACGTGGAGGTGCTCTCGGCAGACGGCACCGCGGTCAACCTCCGCGACGGCGAGGACGAGGCGTTCCGCGCCGCGGAGGAGTTGGGCATCAACATCTCCACCCGCTTCGAGTCGACCTCGATCGACGAGATCTGA
- a CDS encoding 5-oxoprolinase/urea amidolyase family protein: MSGAAPAARLLPMGRDGVLAEVDGTSEAVALFSRLQASRPAGVVDLVPAACTVLVRVDPGVLSVAAARTWIASAPPVPPERTRGETVTLEVVYDGPDLAAAADLLGMSVEQLVRRHREARWSVAFTGFAPGFGYLVSEDWSFDVPRLSTPRTRVPAGSVGLAGAFTGAYPRATPGGWRLIGRTDATLFDPAAASPALLAPGGRVRFAAVAASVDAAPAASLRPHLAAETVGNSPRLARQMQSHGEEAVEVVAPGPLATVQDLGRPGRAAEGIARSGAADRGALRTANRLLGNAENAAAIEVTMGGCRLRAGRDLVAVVTGAWGPLVVAGRTVDPYVPFPWPAGAELRLDRFTAGARAYLAVRGGFDAPRAAGSRATDVLAGLGPAPLAAGDILSLAGDVAGGIPALDVHPWGPPPHALVELELAPGPRAGWFAPSALETLYAATWTVTAEADRVGIRLDGPALARTRAGELPSEAMVPGALQVPPGGRPTVLGVDGPVTGGYPVIAVATDGALDALAQLLPGRKVRFRHARPAP, from the coding sequence GTGAGCGGCGCCGCGCCGGCCGCGCGGCTGCTGCCGATGGGGCGCGACGGCGTGCTGGCCGAGGTGGACGGCACCTCCGAGGCGGTCGCGCTGTTCTCTCGGTTGCAGGCGTCGCGACCCGCGGGGGTGGTCGACCTCGTGCCGGCGGCCTGCACCGTGCTGGTGCGGGTGGATCCGGGGGTGCTGTCCGTCGCGGCGGCGCGCACCTGGATCGCCTCCGCGCCGCCGGTGCCGCCGGAGCGCACCCGGGGGGAGACGGTCACGCTGGAGGTCGTGTACGACGGCCCCGACCTCGCCGCGGCGGCCGATCTGCTGGGGATGAGCGTCGAGCAGCTGGTGCGTCGGCATCGGGAAGCGCGCTGGTCCGTCGCGTTCACAGGCTTCGCGCCGGGGTTCGGCTACCTCGTCAGCGAGGACTGGTCCTTCGACGTGCCGCGGCTGTCGACGCCGCGCACCCGGGTGCCCGCCGGCAGCGTCGGGCTCGCCGGCGCGTTCACCGGCGCCTACCCCCGAGCCACCCCGGGCGGATGGCGGCTCATCGGGCGCACCGACGCAACGCTGTTCGACCCTGCCGCGGCATCCCCGGCCCTGCTCGCCCCGGGCGGCCGCGTGCGCTTCGCCGCCGTCGCGGCATCCGTCGACGCCGCCCCCGCCGCTTCGCTGAGACCGCATCTGGCGGCCGAGACCGTGGGAAACTCCCCACGTCTCGCGCGCCAGATGCAGTCTCACGGGGAGGAGGCGGTCGAGGTTGTCGCGCCGGGTCCGCTCGCGACCGTGCAGGACCTCGGCCGCCCGGGGCGCGCCGCCGAGGGCATCGCCCGCTCCGGCGCCGCCGACCGCGGGGCACTGCGCACGGCCAACCGCCTGCTCGGCAACGCCGAGAACGCCGCGGCGATCGAGGTGACGATGGGCGGATGCCGCCTGCGGGCCGGCCGCGACCTCGTCGCCGTCGTCACCGGCGCCTGGGGCCCGCTCGTCGTGGCGGGGCGGACGGTCGACCCGTACGTGCCGTTCCCGTGGCCCGCCGGCGCCGAGCTGCGCCTCGACCGGTTCACCGCCGGTGCCCGGGCCTACCTGGCGGTGCGCGGCGGGTTCGACGCGCCCCGCGCGGCCGGCTCCCGGGCCACCGACGTGCTCGCCGGTCTCGGGCCCGCACCGCTCGCCGCGGGCGACATCCTGTCGCTCGCGGGAGACGTCGCCGGCGGCATCCCCGCGCTGGACGTGCATCCCTGGGGGCCCCCGCCGCACGCGCTGGTCGAACTCGAGCTGGCTCCCGGGCCGCGTGCCGGGTGGTTCGCCCCGTCGGCCCTGGAGACCCTTTATGCGGCCACCTGGACGGTCACCGCCGAGGCCGACCGCGTCGGCATCCGCCTGGACGGCCCGGCCCTCGCCCGTACCCGCGCCGGCGAGCTTCCCAGCGAGGCGATGGTGCCGGGCGCCCTCCAGGTGCCGCCCGGCGGCCGTCCGACGGTCCTCGGCGTCGACGGCCCCGTCACGGGCGGCTACCCCGTGATCGCCGTCGCGACCGACGGCGCCCTCGATGCCCTCGCCCAGCTGCTCCCCGGGCGGAAGGTGCGGTTCCGCCATGCCCGTCCCGCACCGTGA
- a CDS encoding LamB/YcsF family protein, whose product MRAIDLNADLGETVDGVPTADDAAMFAVVSSASIACGGHAGDAASMRAAVAAAAARTVAVGAHPSFPDRANFGRVHMATDPSALRAEVTGQLAALAAAGADIRYVKPHGALYHAVSADSRAAAAVAASVAELSDRLGRAVPVLGLGGAIAAAAAGAGLEFVREAFLDRGYRPDGTLVPRGEPGALLHEADAVAARAVRLAVEGVVTTVDGSTVVTDAASLCVHGDSPGAVGMARAVRAALAAAGIVVRAPW is encoded by the coding sequence ATGCGCGCGATCGACCTCAACGCCGACCTGGGTGAGACGGTCGACGGTGTGCCCACCGCCGACGACGCCGCGATGTTCGCCGTCGTCTCCAGCGCCAGCATCGCGTGCGGCGGCCATGCCGGGGATGCCGCGTCGATGCGGGCGGCGGTGGCCGCGGCCGCCGCGAGGACCGTGGCGGTGGGCGCCCACCCGTCGTTTCCCGACCGGGCCAACTTCGGGCGCGTGCACATGGCCACCGATCCCTCGGCGCTGCGGGCGGAGGTGACGGGTCAGCTCGCCGCGCTCGCCGCTGCCGGCGCCGACATCCGCTACGTGAAGCCGCACGGAGCGCTGTACCACGCCGTCTCCGCCGACTCCCGTGCGGCGGCGGCCGTTGCGGCATCCGTCGCGGAGCTGTCCGACCGCCTCGGCCGCGCGGTGCCCGTCCTCGGGCTCGGCGGCGCGATCGCCGCGGCCGCCGCCGGGGCGGGGCTGGAGTTCGTGCGGGAGGCGTTCCTCGACCGCGGCTACCGCCCCGACGGCACCCTCGTGCCGCGCGGCGAGCCGGGGGCGCTGCTGCACGAGGCCGACGCAGTGGCGGCACGGGCCGTGCGCCTGGCGGTGGAGGGCGTTGTCACCACCGTCGACGGGTCGACGGTGGTGACGGATGCCGCCTCGCTCTGCGTGCACGGCGATTCGCCCGGTGCAGTGGGCATGGCCCGCGCGGTGCGGGCGGCGCTGGCGGCGGCGGGCATCGTCGTGCGGGCGCCGTGGTGA
- a CDS encoding dipeptide ABC transporter ATP-binding protein yields MPQDAAPLLQVRDLAVDFRTMDGSVRAIEHVEFDLAAGETLAIVGESGSGKSTTAMAVIGLLAGNGRVAEGSILLDGRQLVGASESVMRGIRGKTIGLVPQDPMSNLNPVSKIGTQIAETLLAHGMATRANVAQKVVETLAAAGLPDAEKRAKQYPHEFSGGMRQRALIAIGLACNPRLLIADEPTSALDVTVQKTILDQLGRMTADLGTALMLITHDLGLAAERASRVIVMHRGRIVEQGPARQILEDPQAEYTKALVAAAPSVAAVRLRPQVFRRPDATGAQPAAGSDAAGTGTGPAPIPTARAATTTPRTGAAGAADAGAASAVDNILEVEGLTKVFPVRGSKEDFTAVKDVSFAIPRGETVAVVGESGSGKTTTARMVLKVVEATSGSIRFDGQDVASLKGRELRTFRQRVQPIFQDPYSSLNPMFTIERIIEEPLSFYKRGSAKQRSARVRKLMDDVALPQSMLRRYPAELSGGQRQRVAIARALALSPDLIVCDEPVSALDVLVQAQILTLLGDLQREYGQSYLFISHDLAVVRLISDYVCVMKDGVLVEAATSEEIFTNARDPYTRKLLASIPGNELDIAV; encoded by the coding sequence ATGCCCCAGGACGCCGCACCGCTGCTGCAGGTTCGAGATCTCGCCGTCGATTTCCGCACCATGGACGGCTCGGTGCGTGCGATCGAGCACGTCGAGTTCGACCTCGCCGCCGGGGAGACCCTCGCGATCGTCGGAGAGTCGGGATCGGGTAAGTCCACCACCGCGATGGCCGTGATCGGGCTGCTCGCCGGCAACGGCCGCGTCGCGGAGGGCAGCATCCTGCTGGACGGACGCCAGCTGGTCGGCGCTTCGGAGTCCGTGATGCGCGGGATCAGGGGCAAGACGATCGGCCTCGTGCCGCAGGACCCGATGTCCAACCTCAATCCGGTGTCGAAGATCGGCACGCAGATCGCCGAGACCCTCCTCGCCCACGGCATGGCCACCCGCGCCAACGTCGCGCAGAAAGTGGTGGAGACCCTCGCCGCCGCGGGCCTGCCCGACGCCGAGAAGCGCGCGAAGCAGTACCCGCACGAGTTCTCCGGCGGCATGCGCCAGCGCGCGCTCATCGCCATCGGACTGGCCTGCAACCCGCGACTGCTCATCGCCGACGAGCCCACCAGCGCTCTGGACGTCACCGTGCAGAAGACGATCCTCGATCAGCTCGGGCGCATGACCGCCGACCTCGGCACCGCCCTCATGCTCATCACCCACGATCTGGGACTCGCCGCCGAGCGCGCCTCCCGGGTGATCGTCATGCACCGCGGCCGCATCGTCGAGCAGGGTCCCGCGCGTCAGATCCTCGAGGACCCGCAGGCGGAGTACACCAAGGCGCTCGTCGCCGCAGCGCCCTCGGTGGCCGCCGTTCGTCTGCGCCCGCAGGTGTTCCGCCGACCGGATGCCACGGGTGCGCAGCCCGCCGCGGGCTCCGATGCCGCGGGCACGGGCACCGGACCGGCGCCGATCCCCACCGCGAGGGCGGCGACGACGACCCCGCGCACCGGCGCCGCCGGGGCGGCCGACGCCGGTGCGGCATCCGCCGTCGACAACATCCTCGAGGTCGAGGGCCTCACCAAGGTGTTCCCGGTGCGCGGCAGCAAGGAGGACTTCACCGCGGTGAAGGACGTCTCCTTCGCGATCCCCCGGGGGGAGACGGTGGCGGTGGTCGGCGAGTCGGGCTCGGGGAAGACCACGACGGCGCGCATGGTGCTGAAGGTCGTCGAGGCGACCTCGGGGTCGATCCGGTTCGACGGCCAGGACGTCGCGTCGCTGAAGGGGCGCGAGCTGCGCACCTTCCGCCAGCGGGTGCAGCCGATCTTCCAGGACCCCTACTCGTCGCTGAACCCGATGTTCACGATCGAGCGGATCATCGAGGAGCCGCTGTCGTTCTACAAGCGCGGCTCGGCGAAGCAGCGCAGCGCGCGCGTGCGCAAGCTCATGGACGACGTGGCCCTGCCGCAGTCGATGCTGCGCCGCTACCCGGCGGAGCTGTCGGGCGGCCAGCGGCAGCGCGTCGCGATCGCGCGGGCGCTGGCCCTCTCCCCCGACCTCATCGTGTGCGACGAGCCGGTCTCCGCACTGGACGTGCTCGTGCAGGCGCAGATCCTGACGCTGCTGGGCGACCTGCAGCGCGAGTACGGGCAGAGCTACCTGTTCATCTCCCACGACCTGGCCGTGGTGCGCCTCATCAGCGACTACGTCTGCGTCATGAAGGACGGTGTGCTGGTCGAGGCTGCCACCTCCGAGGAGATCTTCACCAACGCCCGTGACCCGTACACCCGCAAGCTGCTGGCATCCATCCCCGGCAACGAGCTCGACATCGCGGTCTGA